From one Comamonas piscis genomic stretch:
- a CDS encoding SMP-30/gluconolactonase/LRE family protein has product MNALTAPALAARIHPLLPQRDLLGECPLWDVATQSLYWIDGRAQWVHRYWPADDRQQQWALHAHIGSIALCRSGRLLLALEDDFHFLDPDSGQITPMGVQVQHSAERMRLNDGRCDRGGRFVVGSMSMTPQSPTGKLYQLSGDGRLRELDQGFQVANATCFSPNGRWLYFADSPARQIWRYAYDPATGACGAREAFIDTAALGLAPDGATVDAQGYLWVAMVLNGQLARFTPSGELAATVDFPADAFITCPAFGGPALQTIYLTSISNSGNLLRSSHPDAGAVFVIDGLALTGLEEARFDDSQSPR; this is encoded by the coding sequence ATGAACGCCCTCACCGCGCCGGCGTTGGCCGCGCGCATCCATCCTTTGCTGCCCCAGCGCGATCTGCTGGGCGAATGCCCGCTGTGGGATGTGGCCACGCAATCGCTGTACTGGATTGATGGCCGCGCCCAGTGGGTACACCGCTACTGGCCGGCAGATGACCGGCAGCAGCAGTGGGCACTGCATGCCCATATCGGCTCCATCGCGCTGTGCCGCAGCGGGCGCCTGCTGCTGGCGCTGGAGGATGACTTCCATTTTCTGGACCCGGACAGCGGCCAGATCACGCCAATGGGCGTGCAGGTGCAGCACAGCGCTGAGCGCATGCGTCTGAACGACGGGCGCTGCGACCGGGGTGGCCGCTTTGTGGTCGGCTCGATGAGCATGACGCCGCAGTCGCCCACCGGCAAGCTCTACCAGCTGAGCGGTGATGGCCGCCTGCGCGAGCTGGACCAGGGCTTTCAAGTGGCGAACGCCACCTGCTTCAGCCCCAACGGCCGCTGGCTTTACTTTGCCGACAGCCCGGCGCGCCAGATCTGGCGCTATGCCTATGACCCCGCCACTGGCGCCTGCGGTGCCCGCGAGGCCTTTATCGACACCGCTGCGCTGGGCCTGGCGCCCGATGGCGCCACCGTCGATGCCCAGGGCTATCTCTGGGTGGCCATGGTGCTGAACGGCCAGTTGGCCCGCTTTACGCCCAGTGGCGAGCTGGCGGCCACAGTGGATTTTCCCGCCGATGCCTTCATCACCTGCCCGGCCTTTGGTGGCCCGGCGCTGCAGACCATCTACCTCACCTCGATCAGCAACAGCGGCAACCTGCTGCGCTCCAGCCACCCGGATGCGGGGGCCGTCTTCGTCATCGACGGCCTGGCCCTGACGGGGCTGGAAGAAGCGCGTTTTGACGACAGCCAGAGCCCCCGCTGA
- a CDS encoding flavin-containing monooxygenase — MDNHTIHQVDAVIVGAGFGGLCAVHKFREMGLKIQAFEAGGDVGGVWYWNRYPGARVDLPSIDYSFSFSPEIEQEWTWSEQFAAQPELMRYFNFVAERLDLRKHYQFNTRVESARWDEARQLWVVRTNRGECYEARYCIMATGPLSVPKEPEIEGIERFGGQILRAARWPHEPVDFSGKRVGVIGTGSTGIQIVQEVGKQACELFVFQRTPSFTMPMRNVPLEADYVAQVKRHYAGIRELARNSNVGGVRPQSSRPFFSVTPAQRQALLEDAWLQGGLAMLGTFADLMQNEQANEEVAEFVRGKIGEAVDDPATAEALKPRGYPIFARRPCLDTGYYETYNQPHVHLRDCISDPIVSITEKGLRTQSGEVELDVLIFATGYDGLTGALLAFEVEGRDGLTVQQKWKEGATSCLGIMMHGFPNLFMTTGPNGPSALANVVRTSENDVDWTAAAIRHMQAQGLGSIEPSAQEEQAWMDIVHSLAPRTLLSKAKTWYVGANVQGKAPGLTMFTGGFQKYREHCNAAIQKGFSGYLFAQKRERERAADASATVENATH, encoded by the coding sequence ATGGACAATCACACAATCCACCAGGTGGATGCGGTCATCGTGGGCGCCGGTTTTGGCGGTCTGTGCGCAGTGCACAAGTTCCGGGAGATGGGGCTGAAGATCCAGGCCTTCGAGGCCGGCGGCGATGTGGGCGGCGTCTGGTACTGGAACCGCTACCCCGGCGCGCGGGTGGACCTGCCCAGCATCGACTACAGCTTCTCCTTCTCGCCCGAGATAGAGCAGGAATGGACCTGGTCCGAGCAGTTTGCCGCACAGCCCGAGCTGATGCGCTACTTCAACTTTGTCGCCGAGCGGCTGGACCTGCGCAAGCACTACCAGTTCAACACCCGCGTGGAGAGCGCCCGCTGGGATGAGGCACGCCAGCTGTGGGTGGTGCGTACCAACCGGGGCGAATGCTATGAGGCGCGTTACTGCATCATGGCGACCGGCCCGCTGTCGGTACCGAAGGAGCCCGAGATTGAAGGTATTGAGCGCTTTGGCGGGCAGATCCTGCGCGCGGCGCGCTGGCCGCATGAGCCGGTGGATTTCAGTGGCAAGCGTGTGGGCGTGATCGGCACCGGATCGACCGGCATCCAGATCGTGCAGGAAGTGGGCAAGCAGGCCTGCGAGCTGTTTGTCTTCCAGCGCACGCCAAGCTTTACGATGCCGATGCGCAATGTGCCGCTGGAGGCGGACTATGTGGCCCAGGTCAAGCGCCACTATGCCGGCATCCGCGAGCTGGCGCGCAATAGCAATGTGGGTGGTGTGCGGCCGCAATCGAGCCGCCCCTTCTTCAGCGTGACGCCGGCGCAGCGCCAGGCGCTGCTGGAAGATGCCTGGCTGCAAGGCGGCCTGGCCATGCTGGGCACCTTTGCCGACCTGATGCAGAACGAGCAGGCCAATGAGGAAGTGGCCGAGTTTGTGCGCGGCAAGATTGGCGAGGCGGTAGATGACCCGGCCACCGCCGAGGCGCTCAAGCCACGTGGCTACCCCATCTTTGCCCGCCGCCCCTGCCTGGACACCGGCTACTACGAAACCTACAACCAGCCCCATGTGCATCTGCGCGACTGCATCAGCGACCCGATCGTGTCCATCACCGAGAAGGGCCTGCGCACGCAGTCGGGCGAGGTGGAGCTGGATGTGCTGATCTTTGCCACCGGCTACGACGGCCTGACCGGCGCGCTGCTGGCCTTTGAGGTGGAAGGGCGCGACGGCCTGACGGTGCAGCAGAAGTGGAAGGAGGGCGCGACCTCCTGCCTGGGCATCATGATGCATGGCTTCCCCAACCTGTTCATGACCACCGGGCCCAATGGCCCATCGGCCCTGGCCAATGTGGTGCGCACCAGCGAGAACGATGTGGACTGGACGGCCGCTGCCATCCGCCACATGCAGGCCCAAGGTTTGGGCAGCATTGAGCCCAGCGCGCAAGAGGAGCAGGCCTGGATGGACATCGTCCATTCGCTGGCGCCGCGCACCTTGCTGTCCAAGGCCAAGACCTGGTATGTGGGCGCCAACGTGCAGGGCAAGGCCCCCGGCCTGACCATGTTTACCGGCGGCTTCCAGAAGTACCGCGAGCACTGCAACGCTGCCATCCAGAAGGGCTTTAGCGGCTACCTCTTTGCGCAGAAGCGCGAACGCGAGCGCGCGGCAGACGCCAGCGCAACAGTGGAAAACGCCACGCACTGA
- a CDS encoding branched-chain amino acid ABC transporter permease, whose amino-acid sequence MDTLFGIPTAALIGQLVVGLINGSFYALMSLGLSIIFGLLHVVNFAHGAQYMLGAFVAWGLLHYLGLSYWWALILAPLVVAAFGILLERTMLRHLYAVDHVYALLLTFGISILMEGAFRLWFGVSGQPYPNPLQGGIDVGLSFLPMYRVWVILAGLAVCLVTWYFIEKTKLGAYLRAANENTPLVRTFGINVPRMLTLTYALGVGLAGFSGVMAAPIYQVSPLMGSNLMIIVFAVVVIGGMGSIMGSIITGFALGAIEGLTRVIYPEGAGVVIFIVMIIVLAVRPNGLFGRAH is encoded by the coding sequence ATGGATACTCTTTTCGGAATCCCGACAGCCGCGCTGATCGGCCAGCTCGTGGTGGGCCTCATCAATGGCTCGTTCTACGCGCTGATGAGCCTGGGCCTGTCGATCATCTTCGGCCTGCTGCATGTGGTGAACTTTGCCCACGGCGCGCAGTACATGCTGGGCGCCTTTGTGGCCTGGGGCCTGCTGCACTACCTGGGGCTGAGCTACTGGTGGGCGCTGATCCTGGCGCCACTGGTGGTGGCCGCCTTTGGCATCCTGCTGGAGCGCACCATGCTGCGCCACCTCTATGCGGTGGACCATGTCTATGCGCTGCTGCTCACCTTTGGCATCTCCATCTTGATGGAGGGCGCCTTCCGGCTGTGGTTTGGCGTCAGCGGCCAGCCCTACCCCAACCCGTTGCAAGGCGGCATCGATGTGGGCCTGAGCTTTTTGCCGATGTACCGTGTCTGGGTGATCCTAGCGGGCCTGGCTGTCTGCCTGGTGACCTGGTACTTCATCGAAAAAACCAAGCTGGGCGCCTACCTGCGTGCCGCCAACGAGAACACGCCCCTGGTGCGCACCTTCGGCATCAATGTGCCGCGCATGCTGACCCTGACCTATGCACTGGGCGTGGGTCTGGCCGGCTTCAGCGGCGTCATGGCCGCGCCCATCTACCAGGTCAGCCCGCTGATGGGCTCGAACCTGATGATCATCGTCTTTGCCGTGGTCGTCATCGGCGGCATGGGCTCGATCATGGGATCGATCATCACCGGCTTTGCGCTGGGCGCCATCGAGGGCCTGACCCGCGTCATCTACCCCGAAGGCGCCGGCGTGGTCATCTTCATCGTGATGATCATCGTGCTGGCCGTGCGCCCCAACGGCCTGTTTGGCAGAGCGCACTGA
- a CDS encoding ABC transporter ATP-binding protein, which produces MPENNQNANNNTAPRQMLQVQNLRAWYGETLALDGIDLHVGEGEVVCLLGRNGAGKTTTLRAIMGLLKKREGQISIQGKPTEGLPPEAIAHLGVAYCPEERGIFASLSTEENLMLPPVLHPGGLTVEEIYQVFPNLQARRKSPGTRLSGGEQQMLAIARILRTGARLLLLDEATEGLAPVIVQKIGQTLEMIRARGYTVLMVEQNFRFAASVADRFYVIEEGRVASHFHRAELETRRDEIEALLGL; this is translated from the coding sequence ATGCCTGAGAACAACCAAAACGCCAACAACAACACCGCACCGCGCCAGATGCTGCAGGTGCAGAACCTGCGCGCCTGGTACGGCGAAACCCTGGCGCTCGACGGCATCGACCTGCATGTCGGCGAAGGCGAGGTCGTCTGCCTGCTCGGCCGCAATGGTGCCGGCAAGACAACCACCTTGCGCGCCATCATGGGCCTGCTCAAAAAGCGCGAAGGCCAGATCAGCATCCAGGGCAAGCCCACCGAAGGCCTGCCGCCCGAGGCCATTGCCCACCTGGGCGTCGCCTATTGCCCGGAGGAGCGCGGCATTTTTGCCAGCCTCAGCACCGAAGAGAACCTGATGCTGCCGCCCGTGCTGCACCCCGGCGGGCTGACGGTGGAGGAGATCTACCAGGTCTTCCCCAACCTGCAGGCGCGCCGCAAAAGCCCGGGCACCCGCCTGTCGGGTGGTGAGCAGCAAATGTTGGCCATTGCGCGCATCCTGCGCACCGGCGCACGCCTGCTGCTGCTCGATGAGGCCACCGAAGGGCTGGCACCGGTCATCGTGCAGAAGATCGGGCAGACGCTGGAGATGATCCGCGCGCGCGGCTACACGGTGCTGATGGTGGAGCAGAACTTCCGCTTTGCCGCATCGGTGGCCGACCGCTTCTACGTAATCGAGGAAGGGCGCGTGGCCAGCCACTTCCACCGCGCCGAGCTGGAAACGCGGCGCGACGAGATCGAAGCGCTGCTGGGACTGTGA
- a CDS encoding 3-hydroxyacyl-CoA dehydrogenase NAD-binding domain-containing protein: protein MSNVTFHSADGIGRICISHPPLNLFSHSLLTGLSAALAQFEADASLPLLLIYCEGQSFVAGAEIAEFNNPAFSAEAINVLLNRIEAQTRPVVVALHGTVLGAGMELALACHYRVAQKGSKLGLPEVKLGILPGAGGTQRLPRLVGASLALDMMLSGRPVPAQEALASGIVDAVEEGEPLALGLAFGRQLLASGGQPRRLSAQTAPPGEHSQAIASALEAARKSPQYPAKEAIVHCVQQALTADFASGARAEAEAFNRLLPSAQSRALRHLFFAQRRSRKIPGLERQVPAGKIEQVGILGAGTMGSGIAMCFLNAGIRTVLADAAPAGLERGLQLIRSTYEAQVAKGRMGAEQASARLALLTTSLDDQALAPCDLVIEAVFEDMSLKLQVCRRLGEVCKPGAIIASNTSTLDVDALAQATGRPADVVGMHFFSPANIMRLLEVVRGAQTAPQVLKTVIDLAGKIGKTPVVSGVCFGFIGNRMAEVYLREAEFLLMEGATPAQIDEAVQALGLAMGPCRMLDMAGLDVGAKTVIECEKAGGLPPDASYRAVVRKMFELGRFGQKTSLGYYRYEGRQALPDPEAGRIAAELAQAHGIAQRSDIAAQEIVERLLYSMVNEGCKILDEGIAYRASDIDVVWAAGYGFPDFRGGPMFMAEEIGLAQIVERLEHQATTRGNRYGYWTVSPLLQRLAAQRQGFDSLQAA, encoded by the coding sequence ATGAGCAACGTCACCTTTCACAGCGCAGACGGGATAGGCCGTATCTGCATCTCCCACCCGCCATTGAACCTGTTCTCGCACAGCCTGCTGACGGGGCTGAGCGCCGCGCTGGCGCAGTTTGAGGCCGATGCCTCGTTGCCGCTGCTGCTGATCTACTGCGAGGGCCAGTCCTTTGTCGCGGGGGCGGAGATTGCCGAGTTCAACAACCCGGCCTTTTCTGCCGAGGCCATCAATGTGCTGCTGAACCGCATTGAGGCGCAGACGCGCCCGGTTGTGGTGGCCTTGCATGGCACGGTGCTGGGCGCCGGCATGGAGCTGGCCTTGGCCTGCCACTACCGCGTGGCACAAAAGGGAAGCAAGCTGGGCCTGCCCGAGGTGAAGCTGGGCATTTTGCCCGGCGCCGGTGGCACCCAGCGCCTGCCGCGCCTGGTGGGCGCAAGCTTGGCGCTGGACATGATGCTGAGCGGCCGCCCGGTGCCCGCGCAAGAGGCGCTGGCCAGCGGCATCGTCGATGCGGTGGAAGAGGGCGAACCGCTGGCGTTGGGCCTTGCCTTTGGCCGCCAGCTGCTGGCCAGTGGCGGCCAGCCACGCCGCCTGAGCGCGCAAACTGCCCCGCCCGGCGAGCACAGCCAGGCCATCGCATCAGCGCTGGAGGCTGCGCGCAAGAGCCCGCAGTACCCCGCCAAGGAGGCCATTGTGCACTGCGTGCAGCAGGCGCTGACGGCTGACTTTGCCAGCGGCGCCCGCGCCGAGGCCGAGGCCTTCAACCGCTTGCTGCCATCGGCGCAATCGCGCGCACTGCGCCATTTGTTTTTTGCACAGCGCCGCAGCCGGAAGATTCCGGGCCTGGAGCGGCAGGTGCCGGCCGGCAAGATCGAGCAGGTCGGTATTCTGGGAGCCGGCACCATGGGCAGCGGCATTGCGATGTGCTTTTTGAATGCTGGCATCCGCACCGTGCTGGCGGATGCCGCGCCTGCCGGCCTGGAGCGTGGGCTGCAGTTAATCCGATCGACCTACGAGGCCCAGGTGGCCAAGGGCCGCATGGGCGCCGAGCAGGCCAGCGCGCGTTTGGCCTTGCTGACTACGTCACTGGACGACCAGGCGCTGGCGCCCTGCGACCTGGTGATCGAAGCGGTGTTTGAGGACATGTCCCTGAAGCTGCAGGTCTGCCGCCGCTTGGGCGAGGTCTGCAAACCCGGCGCCATCATCGCCAGCAATACCTCGACCCTGGATGTGGATGCACTGGCCCAGGCCACCGGGCGGCCTGCCGATGTGGTGGGCATGCACTTCTTCAGCCCGGCCAACATCATGCGTTTGCTGGAGGTGGTGCGCGGCGCGCAAACCGCCCCGCAGGTACTCAAGACCGTCATCGACCTGGCCGGCAAGATCGGCAAGACGCCGGTGGTATCGGGCGTCTGCTTTGGCTTTATCGGCAACCGCATGGCCGAGGTCTACCTGCGCGAGGCCGAGTTCTTGCTGATGGAAGGCGCCACCCCCGCACAGATTGATGAGGCCGTGCAGGCGCTGGGTCTGGCCATGGGCCCTTGCCGCATGCTGGATATGGCCGGGCTGGATGTGGGCGCCAAGACCGTTATCGAATGCGAGAAGGCCGGCGGCCTGCCGCCCGATGCCAGCTACCGCGCGGTGGTGCGCAAGATGTTTGAGCTGGGCCGCTTTGGCCAGAAAACCAGCCTGGGCTACTACCGCTACGAGGGCCGCCAGGCGCTGCCTGACCCTGAGGCCGGCCGCATTGCAGCCGAGCTGGCGCAGGCGCATGGCATTGCCCAGCGCAGCGATATTGCGGCGCAGGAGATTGTGGAGCGGCTGTTGTACAGCATGGTCAACGAGGGCTGCAAGATTCTGGACGAGGGCATCGCCTACCGCGCCAGCGATATCGATGTGGTCTGGGCGGCCGGCTATGGCTTTCCGGATTTTCGGGGTGGGCCCATGTTCATGGCTGAGGAGATTGGCCTGGCGCAGATCGTGGAGCGGCTGGAGCACCAGGCCACAACGCGCGGCAACCGCTACGGCTACTGGACGGTATCGCCGCTGCTTCAGCGGCTGGCCGCACAGCGCCAGGGCTTTGACAGCCTGCAAGCCGCCTGA
- a CDS encoding SDR family NAD(P)-dependent oxidoreductase, whose amino-acid sequence MTQRFAGKVALVTGGAQGIGRAIVQAIADEGGSVGILDRAEDKAAEVAAAIVAQGGRAHAYGGNVADRDSFSSAIADLKQRYGRFDIMVNNAIWVRYGPIADITPEALQRMVGTGFNSIVWGIQTAAEAMDDGGSIVNIASAAAFIGMPQGMVYCGVKAGALGLSRAAAAELGPRGIRVNSVCPGSIPTEGVGINVDAEKVRLRIAKTPMGRLGTVQDIARAACFFASDDSRFVTGESMLVDGGATQSFI is encoded by the coding sequence ATGACACAACGCTTTGCAGGCAAGGTCGCACTCGTGACCGGCGGCGCACAGGGCATCGGCCGCGCCATCGTCCAGGCCATCGCTGACGAGGGCGGCAGCGTCGGCATTCTGGACCGTGCCGAGGACAAGGCCGCCGAGGTGGCAGCAGCCATCGTGGCCCAGGGCGGACGCGCCCACGCCTATGGCGGCAATGTGGCCGACCGCGACAGCTTCAGCAGCGCGATTGCCGATCTGAAGCAGCGCTACGGCCGCTTCGACATCATGGTCAACAACGCCATCTGGGTGCGCTACGGCCCGATTGCCGACATCACGCCCGAGGCCTTGCAGCGCATGGTGGGCACCGGCTTCAACTCCATCGTCTGGGGCATCCAGACGGCAGCGGAGGCCATGGACGACGGCGGCAGCATCGTCAACATCGCCTCGGCGGCCGCCTTTATTGGCATGCCCCAGGGCATGGTGTACTGCGGCGTCAAGGCCGGTGCGCTGGGCCTGTCGCGTGCAGCAGCGGCAGAGCTAGGGCCACGCGGCATCCGCGTCAACTCGGTCTGCCCTGGCTCCATCCCGACCGAAGGCGTGGGCATCAATGTCGATGCAGAAAAAGTGCGGCTGCGCATCGCCAAGACGCCGATGGGCCGCCTGGGCACGGTGCAGGACATTGCCCGCGCCGCCTGCTTTTTCGCGTCTGACGACAGCCGCTTTGTCACCGGCGAATCGATGCTGGTCGACGGCGGCGCCACCCAGTCCTTCATCTGA
- a CDS encoding long-chain fatty acid--CoA ligase, translating to MQGLMQQRALRISGLLEHAARFHPQVEVVSRTPDGELTRSNWLTVSRRSRRLAAALLRQGMASGTRVATLAWNTHRHLELYYAVSGAGAVLHTVNPRLFADQIRYIINHAADDYVFFDLSFAGLVAELAPSLKTVKAFVALCKPDQMPTMDLPAPLLCYEDLVAEDAGDFDWPELAEDSASSLCYTSGTTGNPKGVLYSHRSTVLHSWVVCAADGLALRARDCVLLTVPMFHVNAWGLPYASAMCGAKLVLPGPDLSGKALYQLMRDEGCTFSLGVPTVWMGFLQYVESLPAGDKDALKLERIMMGGSAAPRAMIDQFDSLLGVTANQAWGMTETSPVATVSTLLPQHEALARDERIDVRARQGRPMYGVDVAIFNDEGQQLPPGDPAPGELRVRGPWVISAYYGQEAGSALDAQGWLNTGDVARIDEEGFVQITDRAKDVIKSGGEWISSIDIENLALAHPAVKEAAVIGVHHERWQERPLLVIVRKPGTNVSGQEVLDFMKDRLARWWLPDAVEFVEELPHTATGKLLKIRLREQFKGYQLPTAPVAN from the coding sequence ATGCAAGGGCTAATGCAGCAGCGCGCGCTGCGGATTTCCGGCTTGCTGGAACATGCAGCACGCTTTCATCCCCAGGTGGAAGTCGTCTCTCGCACGCCGGATGGCGAGCTCACGCGTTCGAACTGGCTGACCGTGTCCCGGCGCTCGCGGCGCCTGGCCGCCGCCCTGCTGCGCCAGGGCATGGCCAGCGGTACACGCGTGGCTACCCTGGCCTGGAACACGCACCGCCATCTGGAGCTGTACTACGCCGTATCGGGCGCAGGCGCGGTGCTGCACACCGTCAACCCGCGCCTGTTTGCCGACCAGATCCGCTACATCATCAACCATGCGGCCGATGATTATGTGTTCTTTGACCTGAGCTTTGCCGGCCTGGTGGCCGAGCTGGCGCCCAGCCTCAAAACCGTGAAGGCCTTTGTGGCGCTGTGCAAGCCCGACCAGATGCCGACCATGGACCTGCCCGCCCCACTGCTGTGCTACGAAGACCTGGTGGCCGAAGACGCGGGCGATTTTGACTGGCCCGAGCTGGCCGAAGACAGTGCCTCATCGCTGTGCTACACCTCGGGCACCACGGGCAACCCCAAGGGCGTGCTCTATAGCCACCGCTCTACCGTGCTGCATTCCTGGGTGGTCTGCGCGGCTGATGGCCTGGCCTTGCGCGCCCGTGATTGCGTGCTGCTCACCGTGCCGATGTTCCATGTCAACGCCTGGGGCCTGCCCTATGCCAGCGCCATGTGCGGCGCCAAGCTGGTGCTGCCCGGGCCGGATTTGAGTGGCAAGGCGCTGTACCAGCTGATGCGCGACGAGGGCTGTACCTTCTCGCTCGGCGTTCCCACCGTCTGGATGGGCTTTTTGCAGTATGTGGAAAGCCTGCCCGCCGGCGACAAGGATGCCCTGAAGCTCGAACGCATCATGATGGGCGGCTCTGCCGCGCCCCGCGCAATGATTGACCAGTTCGACAGCCTGCTGGGCGTGACCGCCAACCAGGCCTGGGGCATGACCGAGACCAGCCCGGTGGCCACCGTCAGCACCCTGCTGCCCCAACACGAGGCACTGGCCCGCGACGAGCGCATCGATGTGCGCGCCCGCCAGGGCCGGCCCATGTATGGCGTGGATGTGGCCATCTTCAATGACGAGGGGCAGCAGCTGCCGCCCGGCGATCCGGCCCCTGGCGAACTGCGCGTGCGCGGGCCCTGGGTCATCTCCGCCTATTACGGGCAAGAGGCCGGCTCGGCACTGGATGCGCAAGGCTGGTTAAACACCGGCGATGTGGCCAGGATCGATGAAGAGGGCTTTGTGCAGATCACCGACCGCGCCAAGGATGTCATCAAGTCCGGCGGCGAATGGATCTCGTCGATCGACATCGAGAACCTGGCGCTGGCCCACCCCGCCGTCAAGGAAGCCGCCGTCATCGGCGTGCACCACGAGCGCTGGCAAGAGCGCCCGCTGCTGGTCATCGTGCGCAAGCCCGGCACCAATGTCAGCGGCCAGGAAGTGCTGGACTTTATGAAGGACCGGCTGGCGCGCTGGTGGCTGCCCGATGCGGTGGAGTTTGTCGAAGAATTGCCCCACACCGCTACCGGCAAGCTGCTCAAGATCCGGCTGCGCGAGCAGTTCAAAGGCTACCAACTGCCGACGGCACCCGTCGCTAACTAA
- a CDS encoding ABC transporter ATP-binding protein, producing MTAPPEADAPILEARQLCRQFSGFYAVKDVNLKVKRHSVHALIGPNGAGKTTCFNLLTTFLRPSSGQVLFNGRDISRSDPASVSALGLVRSFQIAAVFSHMTVLENVRIALQRKTGGTFTFWRSVKVLSALDERAMDLLDSVGLTRWKNVKACDLPYGRKRVLELVTTIAMEPEMILLDEPMAGLGHEDIWPVVELIRKVAQGRTVLMVEHNMKVISHLCETVTVLQAGQVLAEGSYDEVSRDPRVIEAYVGGAAHA from the coding sequence ATGACTGCTCCCCCCGAGGCCGATGCCCCCATTCTGGAAGCGCGCCAGCTCTGCCGCCAGTTCAGCGGCTTCTATGCCGTCAAGGACGTGAACCTCAAGGTCAAGCGCCACTCGGTGCATGCGCTGATCGGCCCCAATGGCGCCGGCAAGACCACCTGCTTCAACCTGCTGACCACCTTTTTGCGCCCCAGCTCGGGCCAGGTGCTGTTCAACGGGCGTGATATCTCGCGCAGCGACCCGGCCAGCGTGTCGGCGCTGGGTCTGGTGCGCTCGTTCCAGATTGCGGCCGTCTTCAGCCACATGACGGTGCTGGAGAACGTGCGCATCGCGCTGCAGCGCAAGACCGGCGGCACCTTCACCTTCTGGCGCTCGGTTAAGGTGCTGAGCGCGCTGGACGAGCGTGCGATGGACCTGCTCGACAGCGTGGGCCTGACGCGCTGGAAAAACGTCAAGGCCTGCGACCTGCCCTATGGCCGCAAACGCGTGCTGGAGCTGGTCACCACCATCGCGATGGAGCCCGAGATGATCCTGCTGGACGAGCCCATGGCGGGCCTGGGCCATGAGGACATCTGGCCGGTGGTGGAATTGATCCGCAAGGTGGCGCAAGGGCGCACCGTGCTGATGGTGGAGCACAACATGAAGGTGATATCGCACTTGTGCGAGACCGTCACCGTGCTGCAGGCCGGCCAGGTGCTGGCCGAAGGCAGCTATGACGAGGTATCGCGCGACCCGAGGGTCATTGAAGCCTATGTCGGAGGGGCCGCCCATGCCTGA
- a CDS encoding acetyl-CoA C-acyltransferase — protein sequence MKDAVIVSTARTGIGRAYKGSLNHTRSPHMMGHTIQHAVARAGVDPAEVDDVVVGCVLTAGTAGMNLARNALLAAGLPMSVAGQTIDRQCASGLMAIATAAKQVLVDGMQVVVAGGCDNITAVQTPYMEWASRERDPAVIAHAAHAYMPMLQTAEHVARQYRISREAQDAYALESQLRTARAQAAGLFDREIVPFSTQMAVTDKLTKEVSLQDVTLARDEGNRPDTSLEGLAALKPVIDGGVITAGNASQLSDGASACVVMDSVLAERRGLEVLGIYRGMAVAGCAPEEMGIGPIYAIPKLLAQHGLGVQDIGLWELNEAFACQALYCRDQLGIDPERFNVNGGGISIGHPYGMTGARIASHALLEGQRRGVRYVVATMCVGGGMGAAALFEVA from the coding sequence ATGAAAGACGCCGTCATTGTTTCCACCGCCCGCACGGGCATTGGCCGGGCCTACAAGGGCTCGCTCAACCACACGCGTTCGCCCCACATGATGGGCCACACCATCCAGCATGCGGTGGCGCGCGCGGGAGTGGACCCGGCCGAGGTGGACGATGTCGTGGTCGGCTGCGTGCTGACGGCCGGCACGGCCGGCATGAACCTGGCACGCAATGCCTTGCTGGCCGCAGGCCTGCCGATGAGCGTGGCCGGGCAGACGATAGACCGGCAATGCGCCTCCGGCCTGATGGCGATTGCCACGGCGGCCAAGCAGGTGCTGGTCGATGGCATGCAGGTGGTGGTGGCGGGCGGCTGCGACAACATCACGGCTGTGCAGACCCCTTATATGGAATGGGCCAGCCGCGAGCGCGATCCAGCCGTCATCGCCCATGCGGCCCATGCCTATATGCCGATGCTGCAAACGGCCGAGCATGTGGCGCGCCAGTACCGCATCAGCCGCGAGGCCCAGGATGCCTATGCGCTGGAGTCGCAGTTGCGCACCGCGCGCGCCCAGGCCGCTGGCCTGTTCGACAGGGAGATCGTGCCCTTCAGCACCCAGATGGCGGTGACCGACAAGCTCACCAAGGAAGTCAGCCTGCAAGACGTGACCCTGGCCCGCGACGAAGGCAACCGCCCCGACACCAGCCTGGAAGGGCTGGCCGCGCTCAAGCCGGTGATCGACGGCGGCGTCATCACCGCCGGCAATGCCAGCCAGCTCTCGGATGGTGCCTCGGCCTGCGTGGTCATGGATTCGGTGCTGGCCGAGCGCCGGGGCCTGGAGGTGCTGGGCATTTACCGGGGCATGGCCGTTGCAGGATGCGCGCCGGAAGAGATGGGCATCGGCCCCATCTATGCGATCCCCAAGCTCCTGGCCCAGCACGGGCTGGGCGTGCAGGACATCGGCCTGTGGGAGCTGAACGAGGCCTTTGCCTGCCAGGCGCTGTACTGCCGCGACCAGCTGGGCATCGATCCCGAGCGCTTCAATGTCAACGGCGGCGGCATCTCCATCGGCCACCCCTATGGCATGACGGGCGCCCGCATCGCCAGCCACGCCTTGCTGGAAGGCCAGCGCCGGGGTGTGCGCTATGTCGTGGCCACCATGTGCGTGGGCGGTGGGATGGGGGCTGCTGCGTTGTTTGAGGTTGCGTAA